The window CCCGTGGTCCGGATCGCACCGGTCTCGCATTCGGTGCTGCCACCCTTCGCACCGGCGTAGTTCTGCTCGGTCATCGCTCACTCCCACTCGTCGGTTTCGCGGATAGGGGAATGGAGGCTCAGCCCAGGGCGTCGCGCTGGGCTATGAGGCTCTGCAGCGGGTCGAGGTCGAACGGATCACCCGTCCCCACCACCAGGTGGTCGACGCCCACGTCCACGTATCGATCCACATCTTCGACGTCATCCTGGGCGATGCACACCGTGCGCTCGATCTCCGACGGGTCGCGACCCACCTTGGCGCACCAGCCGTCCAGGATCGCCGACAACTCGGCAAAGTTCTCCGGCGGACCGAAGCAGTTCCACGCGTCGGCGTGTTCGGCAACGAGCCTCAGCGTGATCGTGCGACCCGAGCCACCGATGAGCAGCGGCATCGGTCCGACCGGTGGTGGGTTCAGGGCGGCCAGGCGCTTCTTCATCCTCGGCAGGTCGGCCTCCAGTCGGCGCAGCCGACCTGCCACGGTCCCGAACTCGTAGCCGTACTCCTCATAGTCCTTCTCGAACCAGCCGGCACCCACCGCCAGGTACATCCGACCTCCGCTGAGGTGGTCGAGCGTGCGAGCCATGTCGGCCAGCAGCTCCGGGTTCCGGTACGAGTTGCCGGTCACCATCGTGCCGAGCATGGCGTGCCGGGTGTCGGCAGCCATCGCGGACAGCAGCGTCCAACCCTCGAAGTGTGTGGCGTCCATGTCGCCGAACAGCGGGAAGAAGTGGTCCCATATCCAAATGGAGTCGGCGCCCATGGCGTCAGCCCGGCGCCAGGCGTCCCGGAGTGCGGCCACCGACGTGGCCTGTGGCTGGAGTTGGCAACCCACCTTGAGCGTCATGCGAGGCATCATGGCGCAGATGGGAACCGGGAGGCGAAGCAGTGGCCGATGAGATCACGAGGACCCGACGGGGCCCGCTCTCGGTGGTCGAGGCCGGTGACCCGGCCGCGCCCGCCCTGGTGCTGCTCCACGGCATTGGTTCGTCCGGCGATGCCTTCATGCCACAGGCACCTGCCTTCGCCGAGCGGTGGCGCGTGCTGGCGCCCGACGCCCCCGGCTACGGAGCGTCCGACGACCCCCCGGCCGCGCCCGGCATCGACGGGTTCGCCGATGCGGTGGCCCGCCTGCTGGACGACGCCGGGATCGACCGGGCCGTGCTGCTGGGGGTGTCCTGGGGAGGGGTCATCGCCACCCGGTTCGCCCTGCGCCACCCGGGTCGGCTGCGCGCCCTCGTGCTGGCCGACACCAGTCGGGGCTCGGGCTTCGACCCGGAACGGGCCGCCATGATGGCCGAGCGGGCCGCCCAGTACGCCGCCGACCCGGTCGGCTTCGTACGCGATCGCACGCCGCTACTCGTCGCGGACACGACGCCGGCCTCGGTCGTCACCGAGGTTGCCTCCATCATGGACAGGGCGTGTCGGATGCCGGGCTACGGCTACGCGGCGGCCTCACTCGGCGAGACCGACCACACGCCCGACCTGGGTCGGATCGACGTGCCGACGCTGGTGCTGGTCGGCCAGCACGACCGGGTCTGCCCGCCGTCCGACTCGCGGATCCTGGCCGACGGCATCCCGGAAGCCGTCTACGTCGAGGTCTCCGACGCTGGTCACCTGCCCAACCAGGAGCGTCCCGAGGCGTTCAACCTGGTCGTCGGCGACTGGTTGGCAGGGCTCCCGGACTGATCAGGCGCACCCCGACCGGTCAGTCGGGCGCGGCTGGCATCACATCATCGAACGTGTCCATGTCGCGAAGTTCTGGGAACCAGCGCCACCACAGGGCGACGACGGCCAGGGTGGCCACGCCGCCGAACACTACAGCCCCAACCAGGCCCATAAACGCGGCTGTCAGGCCCGACTCGGCGGCGCCCAACTCGTTGGATGCGCCGATGAACACGCTTTCGACTGCTAGCACCCGGCCACGCATGTCCTCGGGTGTGGCCAAGGGAACCAGGGTGGCGCGGATGAACATAGACACGGCGTCGGCGGCCGACACGAAGACGATGATGGTGAAGGCCAGAGCGAAACTCCGGGTCAGACCAAGGGCGGTGGTTCCCAGTCCGAACATCGCGACTACTGCGTAGAGGGTTCGTCCGAGATGGCGCTGTACTGGCCGGATCGACATGCAGATAGCGGTTGCACCAGCACCGATGCCTACGCCGGCGCGCAGCCAGCCAAGACCGATTGCACCGACCCCGAGGCGATCCTCCGCGATCGCAGGTAGTAGGGCAAGAGCGCCACCGAAGAGGACGGCGAACAAATCGAGGCCCATAGCTCCGAGCATCACTGGTCGATGGCGGATGAATCGGAGGCCCTCGAGAGATTCGAGTATCACCTGCCGGCTTCCGGTCGACGCCAAGCGCTTAACTCCAGAGGACGGAATGAGCCCGATAATGGCGATGGCTGCTACCAGCGCGAGGGCGGACAGGAGGTAGGGGAGTGATCCTTCGACTACGAAGGCAAATCCAAATGTTATGGGTCCGGCGATATGTCCGGCTTGGAAGCAGACCGACTTGAGTGCCACAACCCGGGGGACGACACCGGGTGGACTGAGGTCTATGGGTAGGGCCCGGCTGGCCGGCATGGCGAATGCCCGACACACCCCGAAAAACAGGACAATGGCGAAGATTGGCGTGACTGAGGTCGGGTCTGACCGGGCGTAGAGGAATAGGAGCAGTGAGGCTATTGCTTCTCCGACTAGGGCCATTCCGAGTATCTTGCGTCGGTCGTGCCGGTCGGCGAGGGGTCCGGCTAAGGGCGCCAGCACGGCCACCGGGAGAAACTCGGCAACGCCGAGCAGGCCGAGGTCCAGTGGGCGGCCTGTCAGGTCGTACACCTGCTTGCCGATGATCGTGATCTGGCCCATCACGGCGAAGTGGGTCAGAAAGTTCACACCCAGGAGGGCTTTTACCCGTAACGGGATCTCTGTGACGGAATGGTTTGTCATTGGCTGTCGAAGCGGCTGGCAAACGACGGTGTTCGTCCCCACTGAGGTGGGATGCCTGGTTCGCCGGGGTACTGCATGGTCTCAGGGACCACAGGCCGTGGTGGATCGGCCGCCAGCCACAGACGCAATAGATGGCGACGACGGTCGGGGTCGTCTGTGAAGGCCGTACGGGCGTGGAATACGGTGAAGTTGTTGGCCAGCACCGCCTCGCCGGCCCCCATCGTGAAGTCCAGGGCCAGGTCGGGCCGGTTGGCCGTGGCCTCGAGGTAGCCGATGGCCTCGCGTTCGACATCGGTGAGAGTGATCGACGGATCCTCGTCGGCAGCGATCTGGACGTACTCGGGAACGTACCGGCCGCTCACCAGCCCCTCCCGCTCGCTAAACACGGGGATGCGGTGGGGCGTGACCGGGTCGTCGTCCGGTCCGTGCTCCCCGAACCGGTGGTAGTGGAAGCCCCGGGCCAGCACCTCCAGGAGGTCGGGTCGGGACCGGCGTATTTCGTCGAACACAGTCAGGGAGCTCACAAAGCGGCTGCCTCCGCCCTCCGCCGCCGCCCGGATGCACAGGAACGACACCAGGTCGCCGGGGTCGCTGTGGGGGGCCAGTTCCGAGCGGTTCCGATAGGCCCGGGCGTGGGGGTCGACGTCGGTCACGTCGACCACATGGCCGAGGCGCTCGCCCATCACGCTCTGGGAGACGGCCCGTCCCAGCCGGAGGCCGATGCCCCAGAACATGAGGGCGACCTCCTCCACGCTGCGCCGGTCGACGGGAAAGCCCCGCAACAGGGCGACGCCCCGTCCATGCAGCACCTCGTGGCGCAGGTCGTCCACCAGGGGGGCGAGGGTGCCCAACGGCAGGTCGGCGGCGGAGGTCTCGACCGGATCGACGCCGCGGGAAGCCAGGTCGACCGCCGCCACCTCCAGGTCGGCCAGGTCGGCCGGTGGCAGGTCCACGGCGACCGGACCGGTGCCACCGAGGTCGGCGCCCCGCCACAGGTTCTCCGTCGGCACGTCGACGTCGAGCAGGCCCACGGTTCGCAACCTATGCGGCATCCGACACCGGATCCGGCGTCCGTCCGGCGGCGATGAGAAACCCGAGGGCGACCAGGCCGTAGACGAGGAAGCCGACCGCCCATGGCGTGGTGGAGGATTCGATGCGCATGCCGACGAAGGCGGCTAGCAGGGAGGCTGACGTGAGAGCCCCGAGGCCGATGACCCCGGCGGCTGTCCCGGCCACGTCGCCCAGCGGTTCGAGGGCCATTGAAATGGCAACTGGCGTGACGAGGGCGAGCAGGGTGTTGCCGACGACCATGAGGGAGAACCACGTCCAGAACTCCGGCACCCCGTCGGTGGCCAGGGTGAGGCCGACCAGCACGACGGCGAGGGCCATGGCCGAGGCGAGGACGAAAACCCCGACCGGGTGGGCACCCCACCTGCCGATGGCCGGGTTGATGGCTAGGAAGCCCGCCGCGAAGACGATGGCCGACGCCGCGAACAGGACGGCGAACTGGTCCGCCCGTCCGTAGATGACGTCGAAGACCTGCTGGGTGCTTCCAAGGAAGATCAGGAAGGCGCCATCGGCGAACAGCAGCGCCGAGGCGTAGAGGACCGTGCGGCGACAGGTGACGACGCGCCTGAAGGCGTCGATGGTCGGTCGGACCCGCAGGGGACGCCGGTTCGCTGGGTCAAGCGTCTCACCGAACCGGATTCCCCAGGCCGTGACGGCGGCGGCCAGGACGATCCCGACTGCGTACACCCACCGCCAGGAGGCGACCCTCAGGATCCCCTCGGCGGCCAGCGGCACTACCACCGGGCCGACGAGGAAGACGGCCGTGATGGTGGACATCACGCGGGCCATCCGGTCTCCCGTGTAGAGGTCCCGGAGGATGGTCAGGTTCATGAGCGACGCTGCCGAGGCGCCCAGCCCCCAGACAAGGCGGCTGGCCAGGAGGAATCCGAAGTCTGTGGCCAGCATCGACCCCGTGGCACCGAGGGCATAGATGGCCATGCCGAGGCGCAGGGTGGGTGCCCGCCCGAAGCGGTCGGACACCGGCCCGTAGACGACCTGGCCGGCGGCCATGCCCAGGAAGTAGACGGTGACGGCCAGGGTGATCCGGTTGGAGCCCGGGGGGAGGCCCAGGTCGGGTCGCATCTCGTCGAAGGCGGGCAGGGTCGCGTCGATTCCGAATGCCACCGACATGCCGATAAACGCCAGGAAGGCGACGACCTCCCACTCGGTGCGTTCCCGCCTCGCCGCCATCGGTGCAGTCTTGCCCGGCGACCCGACCCCACCCGCTTCCGGTCCGGTCACCCGGTCCCGAGTGTGGCGTATCCAGGTGCTGAGGCGGTGCCGCCATTTGGGAAGATGGGTTGGTGGAACACATGACCACCGCGCAACTGGAGGTCGGCCTGGCCGAGGTGGGGCGGTCGCCGACCGGCGAGGGCACCCTGGATCTGATCGTCCGTCGGCCCGTCTCCGAGGAGCGCGAGGTGCTGGAGACCGCCACGCTGACCGTCGAGGACGGTCTGGTGGGCGACAACTGGAACCAGCGGCCCAGCAACCGGACAGAAGACGGTGGACCACACCCCAACATGCAGCTCAACCTCATCAACAGCAGGTTTCTCGCCCTCATTGCCGGTGATCCCGAACGCATGGCGCTGGCCGGGGACCAGTTGGCCGTGGACCTCTCCCTCGGGTCCGACGACCTTCCGCCCTGGTCGCGGATCCGAATCGGTGGGGCGGTTATCCAGGTGACCGACCAGGCCCACACCGCCTGCGCCAAGTTCACGAGGCGGTTCGGCCTGGACGCACTCCACTTCCTCAAGACCGAGGTCGGCCAGGCCATGAACCTCCGGGGGATCTGTGCCCGGGTGGTGGTGCAGGGAACCATCCGCAGGGGCGACCCTGTGACCGTGGAGAGACCCGGTGGCCGTGGGGCGACCCGGTGACCGTGGGGCGACTCGCCGCCTGATAGGTGACCGGGGCCGTTGGGGTTGCCCACGTGCGGACCCCGGTGCCCTCGTAGCCTCGGCCCATGCGCACGGCCATAGTCAGCGGTTCGTGGAGGGGGATAGGCGAGGCCCTCTCGCTGGACCTGGCCCGATGGGGCTGGAGGGTCTTCGGCTTCGACCTGACTGCGGGCGACTCGCCCATGACCTCGTCGGACCTGGCCGGCTTCGGCGGATCTGTCGAGCCGATGGTCGTGGACGTCACCGACCGCATGGCCGTGGAGGTAGCGGTGGCGCGGGTGCTGGCGACCACCGGGGGAGCGCTCGACGCGGTGATTGCCAACGCCGGGATCCGGGAGGCCGGCGCCTTCGAGGAGATGCCGTCCGTCGACCTGAAGCGTCTCTTCGACGTCAACCTCGGTGGCGTAATGAACCTCACCCGGGCCGCCCTGCCGGCACTGCGCGCCACCCCCGATTCCCGGGTCGTCGTCGTTTCATCGGTCGGCGGGCTCTCGGCCCTGCCTGGCCTGGCCGCATACTGCGGATCCAAGTGGGCGGTGGAGGGATGGGCGGAGTCCCTCGCCCACGAGCTCGTCCCCCAGGGCGTGGGCGTGTCGGTAGTCGAACCGGCGTCGGTCCAGACGGGGCTGTGGGACGCCGGGACGATCCACGGCGATCCGGACGGACCGTACGCATCGGTCATACAGGCGTTGGAGGACGGTGACGCCCGAGCCTGGGCCAGGGCCCTGGATCCGCACGGGGTATCGGCCACCATGGTGTCGATCGTCGAGGGTCGCCGGGGCCTCCGCCACCCGGTAGGCCTCACCGCCCATGCCCGGTTCGTGGCCAGGGGGGTGGTCCCCGCCGGCCTGCAGCGACGGATCATTCGCCGCCTGACCCATCAGGACCCGCCGGTCCCGTCTCCCCGGAATCCGGACGGGGTGATCATGGTTACCGGCTGCTCCTCTGGCTTCGGCCTGCACACCACCGTCGAGTTGGCCCGACGGGG of the Acidimicrobiales bacterium genome contains:
- a CDS encoding LLM class F420-dependent oxidoreductase; the protein is MTLKVGCQLQPQATSVAALRDAWRRADAMGADSIWIWDHFFPLFGDMDATHFEGWTLLSAMAADTRHAMLGTMVTGNSYRNPELLADMARTLDHLSGGRMYLAVGAGWFEKDYEEYGYEFGTVAGRLRRLEADLPRMKKRLAALNPPPVGPMPLLIGGSGRTITLRLVAEHADAWNCFGPPENFAELSAILDGWCAKVGRDPSEIERTVCIAQDDVEDVDRYVDVGVDHLVVGTGDPFDLDPLQSLIAQRDALG
- a CDS encoding alpha/beta fold hydrolase — translated: MADEITRTRRGPLSVVEAGDPAAPALVLLHGIGSSGDAFMPQAPAFAERWRVLAPDAPGYGASDDPPAAPGIDGFADAVARLLDDAGIDRAVLLGVSWGGVIATRFALRHPGRLRALVLADTSRGSGFDPERAAMMAERAAQYAADPVGFVRDRTPLLVADTTPASVVTEVASIMDRACRMPGYGYAAASLGETDHTPDLGRIDVPTLVLVGQHDRVCPPSDSRILADGIPEAVYVEVSDAGHLPNQERPEAFNLVVGDWLAGLPD
- a CDS encoding MFS transporter, which codes for MNFLTHFAVMGQITIIGKQVYDLTGRPLDLGLLGVAEFLPVAVLAPLAGPLADRHDRRKILGMALVGEAIASLLLFLYARSDPTSVTPIFAIVLFFGVCRAFAMPASRALPIDLSPPGVVPRVVALKSVCFQAGHIAGPITFGFAFVVEGSLPYLLSALALVAAIAIIGLIPSSGVKRLASTGSRQVILESLEGLRFIRHRPVMLGAMGLDLFAVLFGGALALLPAIAEDRLGVGAIGLGWLRAGVGIGAGATAICMSIRPVQRHLGRTLYAVVAMFGLGTTALGLTRSFALAFTIIVFVSAADAVSMFIRATLVPLATPEDMRGRVLAVESVFIGASNELGAAESGLTAAFMGLVGAVVFGGVATLAVVALWWRWFPELRDMDTFDDVMPAAPD
- a CDS encoding TauD/TfdA family dioxygenase — protein: MGLLDVDVPTENLWRGADLGGTGPVAVDLPPADLADLEVAAVDLASRGVDPVETSAADLPLGTLAPLVDDLRHEVLHGRGVALLRGFPVDRRSVEEVALMFWGIGLRLGRAVSQSVMGERLGHVVDVTDVDPHARAYRNRSELAPHSDPGDLVSFLCIRAAAEGGGSRFVSSLTVFDEIRRSRPDLLEVLARGFHYHRFGEHGPDDDPVTPHRIPVFSEREGLVSGRYVPEYVQIAADEDPSITLTDVEREAIGYLEATANRPDLALDFTMGAGEAVLANNFTVFHARTAFTDDPDRRRHLLRLWLAADPPRPVVPETMQYPGEPGIPPQWGRTPSFASRFDSQ
- a CDS encoding MFS transporter, whose protein sequence is MTGPEAGGVGSPGKTAPMAARRERTEWEVVAFLAFIGMSVAFGIDATLPAFDEMRPDLGLPPGSNRITLAVTVYFLGMAAGQVVYGPVSDRFGRAPTLRLGMAIYALGATGSMLATDFGFLLASRLVWGLGASAASLMNLTILRDLYTGDRMARVMSTITAVFLVGPVVVPLAAEGILRVASWRWVYAVGIVLAAAVTAWGIRFGETLDPANRRPLRVRPTIDAFRRVVTCRRTVLYASALLFADGAFLIFLGSTQQVFDVIYGRADQFAVLFAASAIVFAAGFLAINPAIGRWGAHPVGVFVLASAMALAVVLVGLTLATDGVPEFWTWFSLMVVGNTLLALVTPVAISMALEPLGDVAGTAAGVIGLGALTSASLLAAFVGMRIESSTTPWAVGFLVYGLVALGFLIAAGRTPDPVSDAA
- a CDS encoding SDR family NAD(P)-dependent oxidoreductase, encoding MRTAIVSGSWRGIGEALSLDLARWGWRVFGFDLTAGDSPMTSSDLAGFGGSVEPMVVDVTDRMAVEVAVARVLATTGGALDAVIANAGIREAGAFEEMPSVDLKRLFDVNLGGVMNLTRAALPALRATPDSRVVVVSSVGGLSALPGLAAYCGSKWAVEGWAESLAHELVPQGVGVSVVEPASVQTGLWDAGTIHGDPDGPYASVIQALEDGDARAWARALDPHGVSATMVSIVEGRRGLRHPVGLTAHARFVARGVVPAGLQRRIIRRLTHQDPPVPSPRNPDGVIMVTGCSSGFGLHTTVELARRGRRVAATMRDLSRRGSLDAALAEAGVADRVQVLRLDVTDQASIDEAMETADSWVRLAGDVGRLVGLVNNAGVLAVGPFEETPPEAVDRMLDTNLHGTLAVTRAVLPRLRGHGGRIVCVTSSSGLGGLPTWAAYAASKWGVEGWAESLAFEVGPHGIDVALVEPGAFPTGIWRNEAWHGSPEGPYGPMVEAMAAADRRAAESGGDPVAVARVVARAFDARWPLTRRPVGRGAWLRWAARGIVPFGVQRRVVARMVG